CTGGGGCTCTAGTGCCATCATTTTTTTTATTCCCTCCTAAGCTGTAATCGGGAAAGCAGCTTGTCTTCTTCCAGCCCACAGAGCATCTGCCTCACCTGAAATAGCCTCCCTTTAAAAGGGGAAGGGGTCAGTGGTGTTACCACTCAGCGGACTCAAGCTGTAGGAGGTGTGTGTGCTGTTAATACAGTAGCACTGAATTACTAGATCAAGAAAAGGGGAGATAAGTAATTTAAGTGATGTAAAAATAGTCTAGCCAGTTTCTGTAGGACAAATTCATCAGCTTCTAGAGGCAATTTGTTATAGatatgtgtatatattttaTTGACCCTCTACTTGCAAGTTCTGAGCCATCATAGTTCTGATAGACACTTGGCTTTGCTTCTTTTCCCACTGATGCTGTTGTGTTAAACCTGTCACAGTGTTAGTTGTGTTTGCACGTGTGTATGCAGGTTTTTAACAACCCCTCACTCAGACTTCAGGACTTGGAGTTCTGTGTAAACATCAAGTTCACCATTTTACTCCAAGACAAACTTGTTCTAGTGCTTGTTAATGTGTCCTTTTGCTGGAATATTTGTCCAGAGCAAACAAGCTTAATGGCTAATGTTGGCTGAAACAGCGCAATAAAAGTCCCCTAAAATATCAGCACTAAACACTTGAGCTTGCAGAATACTCTCCCTGAGGGTTGTGTGGAactgactggatgaggcacttggtgccatggtctggttgactgtatagggctgggcgctaggttggactggatgagcttggatgtctcttccaacctggttgattctatgatatgactGTGTCAACAGTGTCTCAGTATCTCTTGAGTTAGCTGGAGATgtgatttttcttctcctttgcacCTGGTTCGCTTTGCTTGTTACAGCTTAGAACTGCATTTGCTTTTCAGCTTTTTATGACTCCTATTATTTTTGAGCAGAGGCTTTGTAATCTACTGGAGCAAAGTCTTGGTGCTATGCTCTCTTATCAGCTCTGTCAGCTCTTTGTTCTTGGATTCAAGCTGCCTACATTGCTTCTTAATGTGATAGAGCTCTTCACTTTGTTTGAAGGACGTGTAGTGCAAGTGTAGCTAATTGCATGTCAACATCATTCAAGCCTTAGGACCTCTTAAGTGCCAAAACCTGCTCTAGACTGTTGAGTTCAAGTAATAATAGACTAGGTGAGTAAGTCACTGAAAGGTGTAGATGAAGGTGGCAGAATATGAAGAGAACAGAACTAACCTTCATCTTAAAAGCCAGTTAACTCTGAGGGGTGTTAGTCACGTAATGACATAAACATGGCATAATTCTGACTTGAAACCAGGGGGTTTGTTTTGGCAAATGCTAACGGACCAATTGTAGCAGCTTAGGTCTTGCTGAACCAACATTTTTCTGTTTGGGGGATGCAAGAGAGGAATGTAGGAGTATTGACTTCTGCAAACAgcttatttttttgtttcagtgctTGCATAGCTGATCTGTTTTGACTTTAACACTGCAGTATCTTGCTGAGCATGAAAGTATGTGCGGCCTTTGTAATAATACCATGGCTTTTTGTGTTAAATGTATTATATTCTACAGGAGTGCCAATAGTGGGACCCAAATAAAGAAAAGCCTTGGAAGCTGCTGTGCTAAATCTAGCTCTAGGAACATCATGGAGAGAAAGCTCTTATGCTGTGAAATCCAATTGTTCTTCCTGACTAGTACAAGGAGCAGGTCTTGAAAGCAAATTGCTGAATACCAGAGTTATGAGTCATTAACAGAACATACTTGACTAGATAATCTATATATCTAAATACTTGGGTCTTTCAAAACAGCCAAGCCCCCAGACCTGTGTGTTTTGCCCTAAGGGGCTGTCTCTTCTGATTGCTTAGTGTTTGGCAGTACTTTTGGTGGTCTCTCAGCTTGACTTGTGCAAGCTTTTGACCTGGAAGGCTGGACAGCCACTCAAGTGGTGGTACTTGGACACCCAACATTAGCTTTGCAATTGATGTTACACAACTCATCACCACATGTGTGATGATGACAGTAATCACCTTTGGATGCAGAAACAGGTCACTGAACTAGAGATAATTGTAAGGCTGCTAGAAACAAAACTTCCCTTAGACTTGGGTGCAAGAAAGTATTTTGAAGCTGCAAGGTAGGATGTGCCACAGGGACTCAGTTTTATTTGGCATAATTTGAAGCTACACTTGAGCTAAGTTCTTGTGCATCTTACATCTTTAAAACCTGTATGTTTGGCTGGGATCAGATGCCTGTTCCCCAGCTAATAGACAAAGTTGCATCATAACCTTTTTTTTGCTAGTGTAGCCTTGTAAGAAGTAATACTATCTTAGATaacaagaggaggagaggaagttgACTTTTGGGAAGAGGCCCAAAAACATTTTGTATCTTAACGTGACCTTGCTGTACTGATCTTGCTTCCTTTGTACTGTGTCAGCTGCAGCATTGCGTCTTTTGGTGGCCTTATGTAGGGGTTTTGTGTCTTGAATAGGGCATCCTCTAAGAAAAGAGCTTCTTTAAGTGCTGCTTGAAAACTCATCTTAACATGATACAGTAGTATTTCATATTTTCTTGTTATGTGATGCTTGACTGAACTCTCACTGCACGTGTAGAAGGAATAGAGGATGGTAAATCAAGATGAAGCAGTAGACAACAGGCTACCTTAAATTCAGACTGTCTGCACTTTCTAAGTTGTCATCTCTCTTTAAATAAAGGATCCAGAAATTGCCACACATGGAGGTGAAAATTCATCTGGAAGATGCCTGTTGACACTGCTAGGTCTAGCATTCATCTTGGCAGGAGTTGTTGTTGGTGGAGCCTGCATCTACAAGTACTTCATGCCTAAGGTAGTGTGGAAATTTTTTTGAGCTTTTTTTGATACATCACTAAATGTTCAAAGGGTGATTATAAATTAATTGCTGCCATAATAGAAAACCCTCAGTAAATAGCACATGAAGGCTGCTGTGTCCTTTATAAGAGCTCCAAATGTGACAATCCTGTGCTCTGTCATAGCATAAGTGTTAGAAATACAGTTTTAAAGCACCATAAAGAGACAGGCAACTACTGAAGAgattccagcagaggctacaaagatgccaaggaggctggagcatcattctgaggaggaaaggctgaaagaccaggttctgtttagcctggagaagagcagactgagggcaTCTTCTCAGTGCTTACCAGTTTCTGAAGcatgggggcaagaggatggggcttgATTCTattcagtgataggacaggggtaATGGGCACAGAGGACAACACAGGAGATTtcacctaaacatgaggaaaatctttctgtgagggtgccagagcccaggaccaggctgcccagggaggttgtggattctcctcttGGAGGGAttctaaacccacctggacactgttaTCCTGGGCAtcttgctgtgggtgaccctgcagggggtttggagtaggtgatttccagaggtcccttccaatccccaccatgctggaattGTGTGTAATATTCACTGTAAAAATAACTTGCCTGGTTCTTCCTTCCAGCATAAGGTGTACCGTGGTGAAATGTGCTACTTTGAGAATGAAAACCGCGATCGTGCAGTGGAACCTTATTTCCTTCCCATTGCTGAAGAGGCTGACATCCGAGAGGATGACAACATAGCCATCATTGATGTTCCTGTCCCCAAGTTCTCAGACAGTGATCCAGCAGCGATTGTTCATGACTTTGATAGGGTGAGTACGTGTGGGGTGATAAGAAATAATTGATCTTGGTGTTCACTGAGGCACTGTGGTGTGGATCGTAATTATAACAGCTTCAGCCTTTAGACCTTTAAAGCTTATTGTCAGTGCAAGCTTCTCTTTGGGGATGGGCTTAAGTGTGGGATAAGGAGGTTTAACTTTGGCAAGGGAGGAGTGTTACAAGAACATTAGAGGAGTTAATGCACACAGGCACTGAGTCACTTCTCAGAGCAGAGTGTCTTTGATGTTGGCCATTGGTTATCTGAAAGTGACACTTGCTATTTGATCAAGAatcctgtggaaaaaaaaatgaggtaaGAAAATGTTGTAAATGTGAATTAAGAGACAAGATTTGGTCTAAGATTCAGCCACACTGTTACAGCaaaacatggaatcacagacaaGTGTGAGCCTTGGGTAAGCAGATTGAAAAATCTCTTCAAGAACTTGAAAATGCAGTTAGGTGCACGTAGCTTCTCTAAAACAAAGATGAGAGGATGGCTTTAACTTGAGTTCTGTATTAAAGTTGTGTTACTCAGTTACCCTCAGTCAGCTGTAAAAGCTCTCATGGGGTTTTTGTAAATTAAACCCTGGCAGTGTAGATACAATCATGGTAAATAgtctggagctggtctctgtGCCTGCTACCTTCACCAGCAGCATGGAATGCCACACAGTTGAGTTGTATTCACAGTATGTGCAGCTTTTGTCTATCTTGTCTTGACAGAATCTTGGCTGTAACTGAAAGGGTTTAGGCAAGTAAACTTCGACTGATGCTGGCTAAGTGCTGTGCAAGGTCATAATAGCGTAATTTTAGTCGCTGCAGTTCTTGCACTCACTGATAATGCTGGTGTGACTTTTCAGAGACTAATATATTTTGCTGAGGGAGTAATGGCTTATTAGCAGTTGGATACCTTTTGTTTGCACTGTGTTTAATTGGGCAGTTATAGCAGCATACTCCCAAATACTTCCTCTGTTTTAATACAAACTCTGCTTGTTTAGAATAGGATGAACAGCTTTCATAGTTAGCTCTCCCTTCTGCACAACTCTTGTTGGAGCCATAAAGTGGCGATAGTGAAAGTCTTATACCAGGCAGTTCCTGATGAATCACTCTTGCTTCCGGCTGTGCATCATCCTCAGCTTTCTGAACTTCCTTGGTCCCCATAAAACTGTGTTCTAATTAATTAAATCTTGTTTTCAACACAGCTTTTGACAGCGTATCTCGACTTGCAGCTGGGTAACTGCTATGTGATTCCACTCAACACGTCCATAGTCATGCCACCAAGAAACCTGATGGATCTCTTTGCCAAACTGGCGGTAGGTAGAGATGTGGTTGCATAGTTGTGCTGACAAGGTCACTTCTGATATGAATGCTGATTGATTGTTGCTCCTGAACTGCAGTCTCTTGCTGGAACAGTCCTCTTGCCATCAAAGTGCATAATCCCCCTGGCTCAGTCGCTGTACTGGAGCTAGGGCCAGCTGTCAGTGTGTATTATGTTGAGTAGATTCATGCTTAATGCTCTTATTAATACCTTACTTTATGAAAGCTGAAAACAGCCAGCAAGTAAGGTTAAATTTAGCTATTATAAAAAGAATTTGATAGAGCTCCAAGTATCATTGAAAGCCTAAACCTGAAAGTTACTACTGGAAAGCTGGCTTGTCCCATGAGAGCTTTGATGAAAAGAATACCACCAGCTTGTTCTTCTGTGCTACTGGCACTCTAATTGTGAGCTCACTGTGGCTGCTTTCACTTTTCAGTGACTGCAGTTGGTATTTTTCCAAGAAGACTCATCTATGGGTCAAGCTTCtagagcttgctgctgctgtcaaaTTTAATGTGGTACTCAGCTATCCTATGTCAAATGGACTGTTCTGaaatgtcacagaatcccagtgtggtgaggtttggaagagacctctgggaaTTGTGTAGTTCATCCCCCCTGCTAAAACAGTGTTGCCCACAGCAGGAATTGTCCCTCCTCACATGAAGGACCCTACACATGCTTTTATACTTCATGAGGTGGTTCCCCTTCACCCTGCTCTCCAAGTCACTTAGTGCCAGAGGCCACCTGATTTAGTTTAACTTGTTTCATTATTGGCTTCATAAAGACAAACTTGAAGTGTCTCTTGCAGCCCACACCTCTAGGCGTTAGTCATAAGGGGTGGAGGTTGTTTCAGTACTGCTGTGATCTTGTGGGATTGGTAACTTTTGTAGGTCATGCTGCTTTTATCGTGTTTGAAATACTGCCTCCTGTTCTGTTGTGTACAAGTAAATTTGACCAAGTTCTTTTTGCTTTGCTGGCTTTGAGGCCAGCAATGTTAGGGTTAACTGCACTTTGGTTTGGATGTAACTGCAACTGCTAGAAGCTAACAGTTTTTAACTTCTCTGATATGCATCTGCTCAGGACTAGCACTAAGGTATTTACAATGGAGATATGAAGTCTGGTGCTGGAAGCCCTTCCCAAGAAGAATGAAACGTGGTGATGTTTGTCCATTGTTAGCAGAATACTGTATCTAAATGACTTTTCTGTTTCAGACTGGCTCTTACTTGCCTCAGACCTACCTAGTCCGTGAAGAAATGGTGGTTACAGAGGAAATAGATAATGTGTCTGATTTGGGTATCTTCATCTACCAACTCTGTGTTGGAAAGGAAACCTTCAGACTTCAGCGCAGAGACCAGATAATGGGTGAGTTCCCTTTAGTAAAAGGAAGTCTGTTGTTGGAGTAAGGAAAGAGTAAATACATAAACCTGTGGAGTTTTTAGGTACAGAAATCTTGTGGACACCCATCAGTTCtgtgaacagcctcagcttgtGTTTTCCCCTGATTTCCAGTGTGTATCTGAGCCTTCATTTGAGTGTGGTGAGGAGAGTTTTGGTTACAGAATTTGAGCTTATATAGCCAAACTCAATTTGAACATCAGTCTGTTTCTCTTCCATCTTTTAGTTGCAATGGTAAGTTAGTTTGGCCCCAAAATTCCTATGATCCATCTGATAATATAAGTCTCTGTAGGTGCAGCTCACTCTGTCACTGTCCTATCTAAAGCAtgtcacagtaccaccaagtaAAAGTGCTCTGGGAAAAGGTAGAATTGaacagctggctctggacatCCCAGAGTTCCTTTCTGAAAGAGGAAGAACACTTCACAGGAACTTCCAAGCTCCCTTTCTTTGCTGCCTGTCCTTTCTTGCCATATTCTGCCGTTCCGTGAACAGGAGTGGATTTGAAATGCCAGTTGTGGTTTGACATACTGAAAGGAGAACTGGAATACAGCTACCTGATGATGTGAATCGACTCACTGCAGCTCTCAAAACATTTTCATCTTTTGCTGCTCTCCCCAGACACAGGAAACTAATCCTTTATCAGTTCCAGCCTTTCAGAGTGCAAATGTTTGGTTTGTCAggactctctgctctgcttttgctgccAAGCCTTTAGGCAAGGGTTTTTTCAGCTCAGTTAGAACGTGCAGCATCAGGAGCCACATCTGCCTGCTGTTTGCTGTTCCTGGATGGAAAGCTCTGCATATGGGAGTATAAAACTGGTGctgtgcagctggcagagggcatGAGAAGAAACAGCAAATGTTGCCTCTATGGGAGGGAGAGGTGTGTGTCTCTTGGTTGCTGTGAAGCTGCTTTTGTGAGTAAATCTAAaactgactgcttctgtgactgAAAGACTAGTCTACAAACAGTGCTGTAAAGAGTTTTTGATGTTTGCccaagtgatcctgctctaccATTGTAAAAGATTGTCAGTACTTGCTCCAAAGAATTCTAGTAAAGAAACTATGCTCCTTGGTGAAgcaaatctcagggaagaaagaatgttataattcatggaagaagggattggttacttgggagaactatagagaagtagtcagggcttgtaggaaagcaacaaggaaggccaaagccctcttggaactgaagctggcaaaggaagtaaaacagaacaagaagggcgtcttcctttttctgctgatgtatttgaagagcagggaaggtgtgggggcactACTGAACgaggaggcagagaaggcagagttgctgaatgccttctttgtttCAGTCGTTACACCTAAGGTTGAACTCCCttatgtactccagaccctagatgaaggagaggaagcctggaggagggaacactccccactggtcagtgcagactgggttagggatcagttatacAAATTAAACATTCACCAGTCCGTGGGcactgatgagatgcacccaagggtgctgagagaactggctgatattattgctctaccactctccatcatctttgccaaattgtggcagacaggagaggtgcctgaggactggaggaaagccaAAGTCACTTCcgccttcaaaaagggcaagaaagaggttccaggaaatgatagaccagtcagcctcacctccatccctggaaaaatgatggagcagctcctgttggcatctcaaggcacttggaagagaagaaggttatcaggagtagtcagcatgcatttaccaaggggcagtcatgcttgactaccctgatagcattttatgatgccataactgaatgggtagattcagggaaaccagtggatgtagtc
This genomic window from Pogoniulus pusillus isolate bPogPus1 chromosome 19, bPogPus1.pri, whole genome shotgun sequence contains:
- the ITM2A gene encoding integral membrane protein 2A → MVKIAFNSPFAQKDEPKKEAAEALVAEKDPEIATHGGENSSGRCLLTLLGLAFILAGVVVGGACIYKYFMPKHKVYRGEMCYFENENRDRAVEPYFLPIAEEADIREDDNIAIIDVPVPKFSDSDPAAIVHDFDRLLTAYLDLQLGNCYVIPLNTSIVMPPRNLMDLFAKLATGSYLPQTYLVREEMVVTEEIDNVSDLGIFIYQLCVGKETFRLQRRDQIMGLQKRSVENCHSIRHFENSFVVETKICQQ